In the Gasterosteus aculeatus chromosome X, fGasAcu3.hap1.1, whole genome shotgun sequence genome, one interval contains:
- the lingo1a gene encoding leucine-rich repeat and immunoglobulin-like domain-containing nogo receptor-interacting protein 1 has product MAAREATGHSYLVACWQPILILMLGTVLSGSTTGCPSRCECNVQERSVMCHRKKLMTVPEGVPAETKLLDLSKNRIRTINPDEFAIFPNLEHLELSENTISTIEPGAFNNLYGLRTLGLRSNKLKLIQLGVFTGLSNLTELDISENKIVILLDYMFQDLYNLRSLEVGDNDLVFISHRAFHGLSSLEHLSLEKCNLSSVPTDAFTHLHSLITLRLRLLNINVIRDYSFKRLYRLKVLEIANWPYLDTMTPNCLYGLNLTSLTIANANLTTIPYVALRHLVYLRFLNLSYNPIHTIEGNKLHDLLRLQEFHLVGGRLAMIEPYSFRGLNYLKILNVSGNSLTTLEESAFHSVGNLETLALYDNPLACDCRLLWVFRRRWRLNFNRQQPTCASPEFVQGKEFKDFPDVLQPNYFTCRKSRIKDRKSQQKFVDEGAIVHFACQADGDPAPLIMWLSPQKKFITTKTIGRLSVLPDGTLEVRYAQIQDNGTYVCIASNAGGNDTSLAHLHIHSYSPDWPHQPNKTFAFISNQPAETGANGTRANAPFPFDIKTLIIATTMGFISFLGVVLFCLVLLFLWSRGKGNTKHNIEIEYVPRKSDAGMSSSTVDAPRKFNMKMI; this is encoded by the coding sequence ATGGCGGCCAGGGAAGCGACTGGGCACAGCTACCTGGTGGCTTGTTGGCAGCCCATTCTGATCCTGATGCTGGGTACTGTGCTCTCTGGCTCCACCACCGGCTGTCCATCCCGCTGCGAGTGCAACGTTCAAGAGCGCTCTGTGATGTGCCACCGCAAGAAGCTCATGACAGTTCCAGAGGGCGTTCCTGCAGAAACAAAACTGCTGGACCTCAGCAAGAACCGCATCAGAACCATCAACCCTGACGAGTTTGCCATCTTCCCTAACCTGGAACACCTGGAGCTCAGTGAAAATACAATCTCCACTATTGAACCTGGAGCCTTCAACAACCTTTACGGCTTGCGGACATTGGGTCTGCGTAGCAACAAGCTTAAGCTGATCCAACTTGGTGTCTTCACTGGCCTGAGCAATCTCACAGAGCTGGACATCAGTGAGAACAAGATCGTCATCCTGTTGGACTACATGTTCCAGGATTTGTACAACCTGCGATCTTTAGAGGTGGGTGATAACGACTTGGTTTTCATCTCTCACCGGGCTTTTCATGGCTTAAGTAGCCTCGAGCACCTGAGTCTTGAGAAGTGCAACCTGTCCTCTGTGCCAACAGATGCTTTTACCCACCTCCACAGTTTGATCACGCTCAGGCTGCGCCTTCTCAACATCAATGTCATACGGGATTATTCCTTCAAAAGGCTCTATCGGCTAAAAGTCTTGGAAATAGCCAATTGGCCATACCTAGATACAATGACTCCAAATTGCTTGTATGGATTAAATCTGACCTCCCTGACCATTGCAAATGCCAACCTGACCACAATTCCCTATGTGGCCTTGCGGCACTTGGTTTATTTGCGCTTTCTAAATCTTTCATATAACCCCATCCATACCATTGAGGGGAACAAGCTACATGATCTCTTGCGTCTGCAAGAATTTCACCTGGTCGGGGGTAGACTTGCAATGATTGAGCCCTACTCTTTCCGTGGTCTGAACTACCTGAAGATTCTTAATGTATCTGGAAACTCTCTTACTACTTTGGAGGAGTCTGCTTTCCATTCAGTCGGAAACCTCGAAACCCTTGCCCTGTATGACAACCCTCTGGCCTGCGACTGCCGACTGTTATGGGTTTTTCGGCGACGCTGGAGACTGaacttcaacaggcagcagccTACCTGCGCCTCCCCTGAGTTTGTCCAAGGCAAAGAATTCAAAGACTTTCCGGATGTCCTGCAGCCAAACTACTTCACATGTCGCAAGTCCAGGATTAAAGATCGCAAATCCCAGCAGAAATTTGTCGACGAGGGAGCCATCGTTCATTTTGCTTGCCAGGCAGATGGAGATCCCGCCCCACTGATAATGTGGCTGTCCCCGCAGAAAAAGTTCATCACCACCAAGACCATCGGGAGGCTCTCTGTCTTGCCGGATGGCACCCTAGAGGTCAGATATGCCCAGATTCAAGACAATggtacatatgtgtgtatagCTAGCAACGCTGGAGGAAACGACACCTCTCTTGCTCACCTGCACATTCACAGCTACTCGCCTGACTGGCCACACCAGCCCAACAAGACCTTTGCCTTCATCTCCAACCAGCCCGCAGAAACCGGTGCTAACGGTACAAGAGCCAACGCCCCTTTCCCCTTCGATATAAAGACGTTGATCATTGCCACCACAATGGGCTTCATCTCTTTTCTCGGTGTCGTCTTGTTTTGCCTGGTGCTGCTCTTCCTTTGGAGCAGAGGTAAAGGCAACACCAAGCACAACATTGAGATCGAGTATGTGCCACGTAAATCAGACGCTGGCATGAGCAGCAGCACGGTGGATGCGCCTCGCAAGTTTaacatgaaaatgatttaa